In a genomic window of Virgibacillus sp. SK37:
- the spoVE gene encoding stage V sporulation protein E, whose amino-acid sequence MQKTVKTYHKPDYILLGVIISLLIIGIVMVYSSSYIWSEYKFGDSFYYLKRQLLFAAAGIFSMFIVMFIPYSTWLKYAKAILLSCFLLLFLVLIPGVGMVRGGAQSWIGVGAFSIQPSEFMKLGLIIFLATFLSKNQKKITSFKEGFFPSIILIFTAFGLIMLQPDLGTGMVLVLTSMIMVFVTGARLSHFFGLAALGLIGFVGLIISAPYRISRITAFLNPWEDPLGDGFQIIQSLYAIGPGGLLGLGLGESLQKYFYLPEPQTDFIFAILGEELGFIGGSVVICLFILMLWRGIKISLEAPDLFARLLGLGVVSMLSIQAMINISVVIGLIPVTGITLPFLSYGGSSLTLTLCSVGILLNISRYTKI is encoded by the coding sequence TTGCAAAAAACAGTGAAAACTTACCATAAACCGGATTATATTCTGTTGGGAGTAATCATAAGCTTGCTTATTATTGGTATTGTTATGGTTTATAGCTCTTCTTATATTTGGTCAGAGTATAAGTTTGGAGACTCATTTTATTATTTGAAAAGACAGCTATTGTTTGCTGCTGCAGGGATTTTTTCTATGTTTATTGTAATGTTTATTCCATATTCAACTTGGTTGAAATATGCGAAAGCAATTCTTCTTTCTTGCTTCCTCTTGTTATTCCTTGTGTTGATACCCGGTGTAGGTATGGTCAGAGGTGGTGCACAAAGTTGGATTGGAGTGGGTGCATTTAGTATACAACCGTCAGAATTTATGAAATTGGGCTTAATCATTTTTCTGGCAACTTTTTTATCCAAGAACCAAAAAAAGATTACTTCCTTCAAAGAAGGTTTTTTCCCTTCCATTATTCTCATATTCACCGCTTTTGGCCTAATTATGTTGCAACCTGATTTAGGTACAGGTATGGTACTTGTATTAACGTCTATGATAATGGTTTTTGTTACTGGGGCGCGACTATCCCATTTTTTTGGACTGGCTGCATTGGGTCTGATAGGCTTTGTTGGCTTAATAATATCAGCACCATATCGTATTAGTAGAATTACTGCTTTTTTAAATCCATGGGAAGATCCTCTCGGAGACGGGTTCCAAATCATTCAATCTTTATATGCCATTGGTCCAGGGGGATTATTAGGGTTGGGGTTAGGGGAGAGCTTACAAAAATACTTCTATTTACCTGAACCACAAACGGATTTCATCTTTGCCATTCTTGGAGAAGAACTTGGCTTTATTGGTGGTAGTGTTGTTATTTGTCTGTTTATCTTAATGTTATGGAGGGGAATAAAAATTTCGTTGGAAGCGCCTGATTTATTTGCCAGATTGTTAGGATTAGGTGTTGTATCTATGCTGTCCATTCAAGCAATGATTAATATAAGTGTTGTAATTGGTCTCATACCGGTAACAGGGATAACCTTACCATTTTTAAGCTATGGCGGCTCATCACTAACATTAACATTGTGTTCTGTCGGGATACTTCTAAATATAAGCAGATATACAAAAATTTAG
- the spoIIGA gene encoding sigma-E processing peptidase SpoIIGA has translation MTIYLDAVWTLNFFLDMMLLMLTQLLARHSTRKIRIFFGAFVASLLVPISLYFPESFIISVPGKLIYSFLIIICTFGIGSLNRLAKLVSLFYFVTFVIGGGLLGIHFLFQNPIGISGNGILTFNSGYGDPVSWLFVLIGFPIIWLFTKRRMDKHVIEKIRYDQLCPVTIEIKEKAFSTSGYIDSGNQLVDPLTKKPVIICDETFLKQWFTEQEWKLLREVHENFNLEKLPAAWTNVIQFVPYQGVEGKSNFLLALRPDNLTVHYEDQRIITSNILVGIQFAELVKDQSYHCLLQPQIIKLATISTA, from the coding sequence GTGACTATTTATCTTGATGCTGTCTGGACATTGAACTTCTTTCTGGACATGATGTTATTAATGTTAACTCAATTACTAGCCCGGCACAGCACAAGAAAAATCAGAATCTTTTTTGGAGCTTTTGTTGCTTCACTGCTTGTTCCTATCTCCCTTTATTTTCCAGAATCTTTTATCATTAGTGTGCCAGGTAAATTAATTTATTCCTTTTTAATAATTATTTGCACCTTTGGAATAGGGAGTCTCAATCGGTTGGCGAAGCTAGTTTCATTATTTTATTTCGTAACATTTGTTATTGGAGGTGGTCTATTAGGTATTCACTTTTTATTTCAAAATCCAATAGGAATTTCAGGAAATGGAATTCTTACATTTAATAGTGGATATGGAGATCCTGTTAGTTGGTTGTTTGTGTTAATTGGATTCCCGATTATATGGTTATTTACAAAAAGACGTATGGACAAGCATGTAATTGAGAAAATCAGATATGATCAATTATGCCCTGTAACAATTGAAATAAAAGAAAAAGCATTTTCTACAAGTGGATACATTGATAGCGGAAACCAACTGGTTGATCCATTAACGAAAAAACCTGTCATTATTTGTGACGAGACATTTTTGAAACAATGGTTTACCGAACAGGAATGGAAATTATTAAGAGAAGTACACGAAAATTTTAATCTAGAAAAATTGCCTGCAGCTTGGACGAATGTAATTCAGTTTGTCCCATATCAAGGAGTTGAAGGTAAGAGTAATTTTTTACTCGCATTAAGACCGGATAATCTAACAGTACACTATGAAGACCAGCGGATTATTACTTCAAATATATTAGTTGGTATCCAATTTGCTGAACTGGTAAAAGACCAAAGCTATCATTGCTTGCTGCAGCCACAAATTATTAAACTGGCAACAATTAGTACTGCTTAA
- the murF gene encoding UDP-N-acetylmuramoyl-tripeptide--D-alanyl-D-alanine ligase encodes MLFTIDWLAGFLPNFKKQREEETIINEVVTDSRIKVSKSLFIPLVGENFDGHEYVHQAVENGAVAILWTKDRKLPQSFPNDISVFFVDDTLIALQQISSEYRKEVNPVVIGITGSNGKTTTKDLVAAVMGTTYNTHATKGNLNNHIGVPLTILSMKRDTEVLILEMGMSNFGEIDRLSTIAIPDYVVITNIGESHIEYLGSRKGISEAKMEILNGLKEEGLAVIDGDEPLLKHLHSNKNVRTCGYDSTNTSVIEKCVVGHGQTNFHLSDGNSYSIPLLGKHHAKNASFAILLAKEMKIPTAEIKKGLNSLEQTSMRFQLVQGINGVSVINDAYNASPTSMIASIEVMKQMEGYGERILVLGDVLELGDYSEELHRSIAHEIKHPITVLYTFGIEAKYIYDEVSRMSSEIKIEHFSSKEDLVRDLEPFLNDETIILVKASRGLKFETIVNKLIKK; translated from the coding sequence ATGTTATTTACTATAGATTGGTTGGCAGGATTTTTGCCCAACTTCAAAAAACAGCGTGAAGAGGAAACTATAATCAATGAAGTTGTGACAGACAGTCGAATTAAAGTAAGTAAATCACTGTTTATTCCATTGGTTGGCGAGAACTTCGACGGGCATGAATACGTTCATCAAGCAGTTGAAAATGGGGCTGTAGCTATTTTATGGACGAAGGACAGGAAACTACCTCAATCGTTTCCTAACGATATATCAGTATTTTTTGTGGATGATACATTAATAGCTCTCCAGCAAATCTCTTCAGAATACAGAAAAGAAGTAAATCCTGTCGTTATAGGAATTACAGGGTCTAATGGAAAAACAACTACAAAAGATTTGGTAGCTGCTGTTATGGGAACCACCTATAATACACATGCGACAAAAGGAAATTTAAATAATCATATTGGTGTTCCTTTGACTATTCTTTCCATGAAGAGAGATACTGAAGTCCTTATCCTTGAGATGGGTATGAGTAATTTTGGAGAGATAGACAGATTGTCTACGATTGCAATTCCTGATTATGTTGTGATCACAAATATTGGTGAATCACATATTGAGTATTTAGGGTCACGCAAAGGTATTTCTGAAGCGAAAATGGAGATTTTAAATGGGTTGAAAGAAGAAGGTTTAGCTGTAATTGACGGAGACGAACCTCTTTTAAAACACCTACATAGTAATAAGAATGTACGTACTTGTGGCTATGATTCCACTAACACAAGTGTAATTGAAAAATGTGTAGTTGGCCATGGTCAAACCAATTTTCATTTATCTGATGGCAACTCCTACTCCATACCTTTATTGGGAAAGCATCATGCTAAGAATGCTTCTTTTGCTATCCTGCTGGCAAAGGAAATGAAGATTCCCACTGCAGAAATAAAGAAAGGTTTGAATTCATTAGAGCAAACCTCTATGCGTTTCCAATTAGTACAGGGGATAAACGGTGTTTCTGTTATTAATGATGCCTATAATGCCTCTCCTACCTCTATGATCGCTTCAATTGAAGTTATGAAACAAATGGAAGGCTATGGCGAACGAATATTGGTGTTGGGAGATGTATTAGAATTAGGTGATTATTCAGAGGAACTACACCGTTCTATTGCACATGAAATTAAACATCCTATTACTGTGTTATATACTTTCGGGATAGAAGCAAAATATATCTATGATGAAGTTAGCCGGATGTCTTCCGAAATTAAGATAGAGCATTTTTCTTCCAAGGAAGATTTAGTAAGGGACCTAGAACCGTTTTTAAATGATGAAACCATTATTTTGGTTAAGGCTTCCAGAGGTTTGAAGTTTGAAACTATTGTAAACAAATTAATAAAAAAATAA
- the ftsZ gene encoding cell division protein FtsZ, whose translation MLEFDTNMEELATIKVIGVGGGGNNAVNRMIEHGVEGVEFIAVNTDAQALNLSRAELKIQIGGKLTRGLGAGANPEVGKKAAEESKEQLEEVLQGADMIFVTAGMGGGTGTGAAPVIAQIAKELGALTVGVVTRPFSFEGRRRSTQAISGIEALKNSVDTLIVIPNDRLLEIVDKNTPMLEAFREADNVLRQGVQGISDLIAKPGLINVDFADVKTIMFDKGSALMGIGVATGETRATEAAKKAISSPLLETSIDGAHGILMNITGGTNLSLYEVQEAADLVTSAADNEVNVIFGSVINENLKDEIVVTVIATGFDENAKKVEQQPKQHRPVINHNQHAATRANEEVQRERESVQPRPKQEEDTLDIPTFLRNRNRRR comes from the coding sequence ATGTTAGAGTTTGATACAAATATGGAGGAATTAGCAACGATTAAAGTTATCGGCGTAGGTGGCGGTGGTAACAATGCAGTTAACCGCATGATTGAACATGGTGTGGAAGGCGTAGAGTTTATTGCAGTAAATACAGATGCCCAAGCATTAAATCTTTCCAGAGCAGAGCTGAAAATACAAATCGGTGGAAAATTGACCCGCGGGCTAGGCGCAGGGGCCAATCCTGAAGTTGGTAAAAAAGCTGCAGAAGAAAGCAAGGAGCAATTGGAGGAGGTTCTTCAAGGAGCTGACATGATTTTTGTTACCGCAGGAATGGGAGGGGGCACTGGAACAGGAGCTGCTCCTGTTATTGCACAAATTGCCAAGGAACTTGGTGCTCTAACCGTCGGTGTTGTGACAAGACCATTCTCATTTGAGGGAAGAAGACGTTCAACACAGGCTATTTCTGGAATAGAAGCTCTTAAAAATAGTGTTGATACGTTAATCGTTATTCCGAATGATAGATTGCTTGAGATCGTAGATAAGAATACACCAATGCTGGAAGCATTCCGTGAAGCTGACAATGTTCTCCGTCAAGGTGTTCAAGGCATTTCCGACTTAATTGCAAAACCAGGTCTGATTAATGTGGACTTTGCGGATGTGAAAACAATTATGTTCGATAAAGGGTCTGCATTAATGGGAATTGGTGTCGCAACCGGTGAAACCAGAGCGACTGAAGCTGCTAAAAAAGCAATTTCATCACCCCTGTTGGAAACATCTATTGATGGGGCACATGGTATCTTGATGAATATCACTGGAGGAACTAACCTTAGCTTATACGAAGTACAGGAAGCAGCGGATCTCGTAACTTCTGCAGCTGATAATGAAGTAAATGTTATCTTTGGCTCAGTTATTAATGAGAATTTAAAAGATGAAATAGTTGTTACGGTCATCGCCACCGGTTTTGATGAGAATGCTAAGAAAGTGGAGCAACAGCCGAAACAGCATCGACCTGTAATTAACCATAACCAACATGCTGCTACAAGAGCTAATGAAGAAGTACAAAGGGAAAGAGAGTCAGTTCAACCTCGTCCGAAGCAAGAGGAAGATACACTGGACATCCCAACGTTCTTACGAAACCGCAACCGCCGTCGCTAG
- a CDS encoding cell division protein FtsQ/DivIB — protein sequence MSKKNIVSIEDRIPKLKQARKKKANRRLIFYLSVFFFLISIIVYLQSPLSNVKTIEVKGNTFLTKEEIIAESGLNRNTNIWSVDKEEIKQKLLSNPIINSVAISRDLPSSIEIELKEHELVGYVRQENNYVPILGNGSILKSMKRKTFAGNAPLLVDFKEKAFLQKMTSELQKLPNSLLKLISEIHWVPVKGNKDKILLYMNDGFLVDGTIRSFASKMEVYPSIVSQLDKDSKGIIHIGVGAYFESFNKEKNEEDEAEE from the coding sequence ATGAGCAAAAAAAACATTGTTTCAATTGAAGATCGGATACCCAAATTGAAACAAGCCCGTAAGAAAAAAGCAAATCGTCGATTAATATTTTATCTTTCTGTTTTTTTCTTTTTAATATCTATAATTGTTTATTTACAGTCTCCTCTAAGCAATGTTAAAACTATCGAAGTAAAAGGAAATACTTTTTTAACAAAGGAAGAGATTATTGCAGAAAGTGGATTAAATAGAAATACGAATATTTGGTCTGTCGATAAGGAAGAAATAAAGCAAAAACTCCTATCTAATCCAATTATTAATTCTGTTGCCATTAGTAGGGATCTACCCAGTTCCATTGAGATTGAATTAAAAGAACATGAACTTGTTGGTTATGTGAGACAGGAAAACAACTATGTACCTATTCTTGGAAATGGCTCTATTTTAAAATCTATGAAAAGAAAAACATTTGCAGGAAATGCACCTTTGCTTGTCGATTTTAAAGAAAAAGCTTTTTTACAAAAAATGACGAGTGAACTACAGAAACTTCCAAATAGCTTATTAAAATTGATCTCTGAAATCCACTGGGTACCTGTAAAAGGGAATAAAGATAAGATCCTACTTTACATGAATGATGGTTTTCTAGTGGACGGAACAATTAGAAGCTTTGCGTCTAAAATGGAAGTTTACCCTAGCATAGTTTCCCAGCTTGATAAAGACAGTAAGGGTATAATTCATATAGGGGTAGGAGCTTATTTTGAATCTTTTAATAAAGAAAAGAATGAAGAAGATGAAGCTGAAGAATAA
- the sigE gene encoding RNA polymerase sporulation sigma factor SigE produces MKTIKLRLRLWWYKLLIKLGIKSEEIYYIGGSEALPPPLSKQEEQELLILLPKGDKSARAILIERNLRLVVYIARKFENTGINIEDLISIGTIGLIKAVNTFNPEKKIKLATYASRCIENEILMYLRRNNKLKSEISFDEPLNIDWDGNELLLSDVLGTEEDIITKNLETNVDKGLLKDALSQLKAREKQIMELRFGLVGEEAKTQKDVADMLGISQSYISRLEKKIIRRLKKEFNKMV; encoded by the coding sequence ATGAAAACTATAAAACTACGCTTACGGTTATGGTGGTACAAATTATTAATTAAGCTAGGAATAAAATCTGAAGAAATTTATTATATAGGTGGTAGTGAGGCTTTACCTCCACCCCTTTCCAAGCAAGAGGAACAGGAATTACTAATATTGTTACCAAAAGGGGATAAATCAGCAAGAGCTATTTTAATCGAGAGAAACCTTCGTTTAGTCGTATATATTGCTCGGAAATTCGAAAACACAGGAATTAATATTGAAGACTTAATCAGTATTGGGACAATCGGGTTAATTAAGGCAGTTAATACATTTAATCCTGAGAAGAAAATTAAACTGGCGACATATGCATCAAGATGTATTGAAAACGAGATACTAATGTATCTGCGCCGTAATAATAAGCTTAAATCCGAAATATCTTTTGACGAGCCATTGAATATAGATTGGGATGGGAACGAACTGTTGTTATCAGATGTTTTAGGGACAGAGGAAGATATTATTACTAAAAATCTAGAAACCAATGTAGACAAAGGTTTGTTAAAGGACGCATTGTCCCAACTAAAAGCTCGCGAAAAGCAAATTATGGAGTTGCGATTTGGTTTGGTTGGTGAAGAAGCTAAAACGCAAAAAGATGTTGCGGATATGCTCGGGATTTCTCAGTCCTATATTTCGCGATTAGAAAAGAAAATAATTAGGCGATTGAAAAAAGAATTTAATAAGATGGTCTAG
- the sigG gene encoding RNA polymerase sporulation sigma factor SigG has product MTRHKVEICGVDTSKLPVLKNEEMKILFKRLQKEDGDLSAREELVNGNLRLVLSVIQRFNNRGEYVDDLFQVGCIGLMKSIDNFDLSHNVRFSTYAVPMIIGEIRRYLRDNNPIRVSRSLRDIAYKALQVREKLINKTSKEPTPMEIAEEMGIPHADIVFALDAIQDPVSLFEPIYNDGGDPIFVMDQISDDKDKDSKWLDNLSLKEGMQRLNDREKLIVNKRFFQGKTQMEVAEEIGISQAQVSRLEKGAIKQMNKQMFE; this is encoded by the coding sequence ATGACAAGACATAAGGTTGAAATATGTGGTGTTGATACATCGAAATTACCTGTACTTAAAAATGAAGAAATGAAAATATTGTTTAAAAGACTGCAAAAAGAGGATGGAGATCTATCAGCCCGCGAAGAACTGGTGAATGGAAATTTACGTTTGGTTTTAAGTGTAATTCAGCGGTTTAATAATCGAGGCGAATATGTTGACGATTTATTTCAAGTTGGCTGTATTGGTCTGATGAAATCAATTGATAATTTTGACTTATCACATAATGTAAGGTTTTCCACATATGCTGTTCCAATGATTATTGGTGAGATAAGAAGATATTTAAGGGACAACAACCCGATACGTGTATCACGTTCATTGAGAGATATCGCTTATAAGGCACTTCAAGTAAGGGAAAAACTAATTAATAAAACATCGAAAGAACCGACACCAATGGAAATAGCTGAAGAAATGGGAATCCCTCATGCCGATATCGTCTTTGCTTTAGATGCTATACAAGATCCTGTATCTTTATTCGAACCAATTTACAATGATGGTGGCGATCCGATATTTGTAATGGACCAGATCAGCGATGACAAAGATAAAGATTCTAAGTGGTTAGATAACCTTTCATTGAAGGAAGGAATGCAGCGACTAAATGATCGTGAGAAATTAATTGTTAACAAACGGTTTTTTCAAGGAAAAACCCAAATGGAGGTTGCCGAAGAAATAGGGATTTCACAAGCACAGGTTTCCAGGTTAGAAAAAGGTGCTATTAAACAAATGAATAAGCAAATGTTTGAATAA
- the murD gene encoding UDP-N-acetylmuramoyl-L-alanine--D-glutamate ligase — MKTLEAFPYSNILVLGLAKSGTAAAKVLLKNNKYVRINDGKSTQDNDQIEELKRMGAEVIIGSHPLSVLDDIQIVVKNPGIPYDNPIVVEAEKRNIPVITEIEIAGLLTKGPIIGITGSNGKTTTTTLITEMLKCSQKPVKVAGNIGKVATDIAQTTGEDETMVIELSSFQLQGIQSFKPNIAVLLNIYEAHLDYHKTFENYKAAKFNIFKSQTNNDYLVYNADDPIITEAIHYANSTKVPFSRTKQLNEGVWMDEENVYFKNEQVMSRKDIVLVGEHNLENILAAIAAAKLNGATNSGIYQVLTTFQGVKHRLQFVDTIDNRTFYNDSKATNILATQKALGAFENPIILLAGGLDRGNEFHDLLPFLKKVKGMVVFGQTAEKLAQVAREAQIPIVVKTENVQMAVKEAYKFSAPADTILLSPACASWDQYKTFEERGDMFIQAVHTLR; from the coding sequence ATGAAAACATTAGAAGCTTTTCCTTACTCAAATATTCTTGTACTTGGATTGGCCAAAAGCGGCACGGCTGCTGCGAAAGTATTGTTGAAAAATAATAAATACGTTCGAATTAATGATGGAAAGTCAACACAAGATAATGATCAAATAGAAGAATTAAAAAGGATGGGTGCCGAAGTAATTATTGGTTCCCATCCCTTATCAGTATTGGATGACATCCAAATTGTTGTAAAGAATCCTGGGATCCCATATGATAATCCCATTGTGGTTGAAGCAGAAAAAAGAAATATTCCTGTTATTACTGAAATAGAAATAGCAGGATTGCTGACAAAAGGTCCTATAATAGGAATTACCGGATCAAATGGAAAAACAACTACCACCACGTTAATAACAGAAATGCTTAAGTGTAGTCAAAAACCTGTTAAAGTTGCGGGTAATATTGGCAAAGTAGCAACAGATATAGCACAAACAACAGGCGAAGATGAAACCATGGTTATTGAGCTCTCTTCCTTTCAATTACAAGGTATACAGAGCTTCAAACCTAATATCGCAGTATTATTAAATATTTATGAAGCGCATCTTGATTATCATAAAACATTTGAGAATTATAAAGCAGCAAAGTTTAACATATTTAAGTCCCAGACTAATAATGATTATCTGGTCTATAATGCGGATGATCCTATCATAACTGAAGCAATTCACTATGCCAACTCTACAAAAGTTCCCTTCTCCAGAACGAAGCAATTAAATGAAGGTGTTTGGATGGATGAAGAGAATGTGTACTTTAAAAATGAGCAAGTAATGAGTAGAAAGGATATTGTTTTGGTTGGTGAGCATAATCTGGAAAATATCTTGGCCGCCATTGCTGCAGCTAAGTTAAATGGAGCGACAAATAGTGGAATATATCAAGTGCTTACTACTTTTCAAGGAGTAAAACACCGCTTGCAATTTGTAGATACGATAGATAATAGAACATTTTATAATGATTCAAAAGCTACAAATATTTTAGCGACTCAAAAAGCGCTTGGTGCTTTTGAAAACCCCATTATTTTACTAGCAGGTGGGCTTGATCGAGGCAACGAATTTCATGACCTACTACCATTTCTTAAAAAAGTGAAGGGTATGGTAGTATTTGGGCAAACTGCTGAAAAATTGGCTCAAGTTGCTAGAGAGGCTCAAATACCGATTGTAGTAAAAACAGAAAACGTACAGATGGCTGTAAAAGAAGCTTATAAATTTTCCGCTCCTGCAGATACAATTTTACTATCCCCTGCGTGTGCAAGCTGGGATCAGTATAAAACCTTTGAAGAAAGAGGAGACATGTTTATACAAGCCGTGCATACATTAAGATAG
- the ftsA gene encoding cell division protein FtsA, whose protein sequence is MNNSEVLVSLDIGTTKIKVIIGEVLNDSLNIIGVGTAKSNGMKKGAIVDIDQTVQSIKNAVEQAERMVGMHIERVVVGINGNHIQLQNCHGVVAVQSENREITNEDIARVIDGAQVISIPPEREIIDVIPKQFIVDGLDEITDPRGMIGVRLEMEGTIITCSKTVLHNILKCVERAGLEVADICLQPLASGSVALSKDEKELGVALIDVGGGCTTVSVFENDHLQSTSVTSLGGDNITKDLSIGLRTSTEEAEDVKMNHGHAFYDDAQEDDTFEVSIIGSNTKQVYNQLQMADMIEARLEEIYAYAEKEIRKMGYYELPGGYVLTGGTMAMSGVLELAQDLYRSNVRIAIPDYIGVREPQFTAGVGILQFAYRNAKIQGKELFPAVAIAPQEQHTKRVKKPQKTNEPTETKKKDSKVANLFKYFFD, encoded by the coding sequence TTGAATAATAGTGAAGTACTAGTAAGCTTAGACATCGGAACGACAAAAATAAAAGTTATTATTGGTGAAGTACTAAATGACTCATTAAATATTATCGGTGTGGGAACAGCAAAATCCAATGGAATGAAAAAAGGTGCAATTGTTGATATCGACCAAACCGTACAATCAATTAAAAATGCAGTAGAACAAGCTGAACGCATGGTAGGTATGCATATTGAACGGGTAGTAGTTGGGATAAATGGGAATCACATTCAACTTCAGAACTGTCATGGCGTAGTTGCTGTCCAAAGTGAAAACCGTGAAATAACTAATGAAGACATTGCCAGGGTTATTGATGGAGCTCAGGTTATTTCTATACCACCAGAACGGGAGATTATTGATGTAATACCTAAACAATTCATTGTAGACGGGTTAGATGAAATTACTGACCCAAGAGGAATGATCGGTGTGCGGTTGGAAATGGAAGGAACTATTATTACTTGCTCCAAAACCGTGCTTCATAATATTCTAAAATGCGTAGAACGAGCAGGATTAGAAGTAGCAGACATTTGCTTACAGCCATTAGCTTCCGGTTCAGTAGCCCTCTCCAAGGATGAAAAAGAATTGGGAGTTGCTTTGATTGATGTAGGGGGAGGATGTACTACCGTTTCTGTGTTCGAAAATGATCATTTACAATCAACTAGTGTAACCAGTCTTGGTGGTGACAACATAACCAAGGATTTATCAATTGGACTAAGGACATCCACTGAAGAAGCAGAGGATGTTAAAATGAATCATGGACATGCTTTCTATGATGACGCCCAGGAAGATGACACATTTGAAGTTTCCATTATCGGTAGTAACACGAAACAGGTGTATAATCAACTTCAAATGGCTGATATGATTGAAGCCAGACTTGAAGAAATTTATGCGTATGCAGAAAAAGAAATAAGAAAAATGGGTTATTATGAATTGCCTGGCGGGTATGTACTCACAGGTGGAACAATGGCCATGTCAGGTGTATTAGAATTAGCTCAGGATTTATATCGTTCAAATGTACGCATTGCAATACCTGATTATATCGGAGTGCGAGAACCACAATTCACTGCAGGAGTTGGAATCTTGCAATTTGCTTATCGTAATGCGAAAATACAAGGGAAAGAGTTATTCCCAGCTGTTGCTATAGCACCACAAGAGCAACATACCAAACGAGTGAAAAAACCTCAAAAAACAAATGAACCAACGGAAACGAAAAAGAAGGACTCTAAAGTAGCCAATTTGTTTAAGTATTTCTTTGATTAA
- the mraY gene encoding phospho-N-acetylmuramoyl-pentapeptide-transferase, with amino-acid sequence MNFSILLLTIAIAFLITVLLSPIFIPFLRRLKFGQSIREEGPQSHMKKTGTPTMGGIMIIFSVIITSLVMVWKASANGIDYQLGLLLFILFGYGLLGFLDDFIKVALKRNLGLTSKQKMIGQIIIALIFYFILESKGFETSIQIPGTDIQWELGWGYALLIIFMLVGSSNAVNLTDGLDGLLAGTAAIAFGAFGILAWYQMPGSGVTIFSLAVVGALLGFLVFNAHPAKVFMGDTGSLALGGAIAAIAIMTKLEILLVIIGGVFVIETLSVIIQVISFKTTGKRVFKMSPLHHHYELLGWSEWRVVTTFWLIGLIFAGLGIYIEVGI; translated from the coding sequence GTGAATTTTTCAATATTACTACTGACGATTGCAATTGCATTTTTAATTACCGTCCTTTTATCTCCAATATTTATTCCATTTTTAAGAAGGTTAAAGTTTGGGCAAAGCATTAGAGAAGAAGGACCACAATCACATATGAAAAAAACAGGTACACCAACAATGGGAGGAATAATGATCATCTTTAGTGTTATTATTACCTCCTTAGTCATGGTATGGAAAGCTTCAGCTAACGGGATTGACTATCAGTTGGGATTATTGCTTTTTATACTTTTTGGTTACGGCTTGTTGGGTTTCCTTGATGATTTTATTAAAGTAGCATTAAAACGTAATTTAGGTCTTACTTCCAAGCAGAAGATGATCGGTCAAATAATTATTGCGCTTATATTCTATTTTATTTTAGAGAGTAAAGGCTTTGAAACAAGTATACAAATTCCTGGAACTGATATTCAATGGGAATTGGGCTGGGGATATGCGTTATTAATTATCTTTATGCTTGTAGGATCATCCAATGCAGTAAATCTAACTGACGGTCTGGATGGTCTCCTTGCAGGTACTGCTGCCATAGCCTTTGGTGCATTTGGGATTCTTGCATGGTACCAAATGCCGGGAAGTGGAGTAACCATTTTCTCGTTAGCAGTGGTTGGTGCATTGCTTGGATTTCTAGTGTTTAATGCTCATCCAGCCAAGGTATTTATGGGAGATACCGGTTCCCTTGCTTTAGGTGGTGCAATTGCTGCAATTGCTATTATGACAAAGCTGGAAATTCTACTAGTAATCATTGGTGGAGTATTTGTTATTGAGACACTTTCAGTAATTATTCAAGTCATCTCATTTAAAACTACAGGTAAAAGGGTATTTAAGATGAGTCCTCTACATCATCACTATGAATTATTGGGATGGTCAGAGTGGCGAGTAGTTACTACTTTTTGGCTTATTGGGCTAATATTCGCAGGTTTAGGCATTTATATTGAGGTGGGGATATAA